In one Parageobacillus genomosp. 1 genomic region, the following are encoded:
- a CDS encoding Cof-type HAD-IIB family hydrolase, whose protein sequence is MAYKLLALNIDGTILKNNGRLQRETKEAVEYVRKKGVYVTLLTSRNLFAARKVAKALKLESELITFQGAIIGKSLNEKLFEALIPEERTFNIVQVLENFNCNIRLMHERYSLGNRKKVKKNLVVKTVLSSGDPFFYPTQFVDSLGDVLMDEPLAVPKIDVYFASDEERDEAAAVLAKAFPTIDMIMQPNGKMEIVPQGVSKLAGLRRLGNHLGISLKEMVVIGDGIDDMPAIEAAGLGVAMGNAPAEVKKVADWVTRSNEQLGVAYMIKEHFRKQQRPDFLRKLKMKR, encoded by the coding sequence GTGGCTTACAAATTGCTTGCTCTTAATATTGACGGAACGATTTTAAAAAACAATGGCCGGTTGCAGCGCGAAACAAAGGAAGCGGTTGAATACGTCAGGAAAAAAGGAGTGTATGTCACGCTTTTGACAAGCCGCAATTTGTTCGCAGCGCGGAAAGTCGCAAAAGCGTTAAAATTAGAGAGCGAACTCATTACGTTCCAAGGCGCCATCATCGGCAAATCATTGAACGAAAAACTGTTTGAAGCACTCATTCCCGAAGAACGGACGTTTAATATCGTGCAGGTGCTAGAAAACTTTAACTGCAATATTCGTTTGATGCATGAACGGTATTCGCTTGGCAATCGGAAAAAAGTGAAAAAAAATTTAGTCGTCAAAACGGTATTATCATCTGGAGATCCATTTTTTTATCCGACACAGTTTGTCGATTCGCTTGGCGATGTGCTCATGGATGAACCGCTGGCGGTTCCGAAAATCGATGTGTATTTTGCCAGCGACGAGGAGCGGGACGAAGCTGCCGCCGTGCTGGCTAAAGCGTTTCCAACTATTGACATGATTATGCAGCCAAACGGGAAAATGGAAATTGTCCCGCAAGGAGTGTCTAAACTCGCGGGATTGCGCCGGCTTGGCAATCATTTAGGCATTTCTTTAAAAGAAATGGTTGTCATTGGTGATGGCATCGATGACATGCCGGCGATCGAAGCGGCTGGTTTAGGCGTCGCAATGGGCAACGCGCCAGCAGAAGTGAAAAAAGTCGCTGACTGGGTGACGCGCTCGAACGAACAGCTCGGCGTCGCCTACATGATCAAAGAACATTTTCGCAAACAG
- a CDS encoding YlbF family regulator, giving the protein MSNHNQLYALAEQLERAIRASSDFQQLKQAYEAVRHDETAYRLFTNFRDVQMRLHEKQMTGAEILPEEVEHAQKAMILAQQNEKLAQLMALEQRMSMVLADIQQIAMKPLEELYRSFMETE; this is encoded by the coding sequence ATGTCCAATCACAATCAACTATATGCCCTTGCCGAGCAGCTTGAGAGAGCAATCCGCGCAAGCAGCGATTTTCAGCAGTTAAAACAGGCGTACGAAGCGGTGCGCCACGATGAAACGGCGTACCGCCTATTTACCAATTTCCGCGATGTGCAAATGCGGCTGCATGAAAAACAGATGACCGGGGCGGAAATTTTGCCGGAAGAAGTCGAACACGCACAAAAAGCGATGATTCTAGCCCAGCAAAACGAAAAACTCGCGCAGCTGATGGCGCTCGAACAGCGGATGAGCATGGTCTTAGCCGACATCCAGCAAATCGCGATGAAACCCCTCGAGGAGCTGTACCGTTCCTTCATGGAAACGGAATAA